In Nostoc sphaeroides, the genomic window TTTGCATATCTATCTTGTCTAAAAGCATTTTCTAGAATTTTTACTTTTTCCTCAGAAGATACTTGAGCAAGTTCTCTCTTGACAACTTCATACGGATTAGTTTGCTTTACAGGTTGTGAAGATGGAGTTTGAGAGTTTGGTTGAAAATTTTGTTGAGGAAATTTCTCCAGTTTCTCATGTTTGACGGGTTGTGAGGATTGATTTGGCAGAATTGGTGGTTTAATCGGAGTATCTTGTCGAATTTCTTTTTTGGTGAAACTGTATACGTTATTTTGCGTTACAGGTTTAGCTGATTGGTTTTGAGGTGTTCGTGGTTGAGTTGGGATACGCTGATTATTACCTATTTCATTTGTCTTCAATGACCATTTGTACTCACTATCTTGGACAACCATATTCTTCAATGAAGAATATAAGTAATGATTGACTTCCCGTCTTTCAACTCCCAGCATATCAGCAATTTTTACTGCTCTTAGGGGAGTACCACGTTTTAATATTTCAACAATTTTAGATTCCAGACTATCCATATTAGCCCCGAATTATTCTTGCAATTAAGATGTGACTAAATTTTAAATAAACAAGGTACGTGACCAGCTATCAATAATAGCAATCATTTTATCGCTAGTTATACCTTTAATTTGTCTTTTCCCACTTGTAATTTTTACCCGTGCAACTACATCATTCAAAGATGCAAACGGTTTTTTATTACGTTCTTTTTCCACACTTTCAGTAACCTTAGTGGCTGTTTGATTGCTAAAACCAGCATTTACCAATCTCAAAGTCAGTTCTGATAAACTTAGAGTATTAAATACATCTAAAGGTCTAATTTGCTTGGGTATCTGACTTTGAATTTTATTTAGCTTATTTTCTACCCTTTCTCTTTCTTGTGCTAATTCTGACCTAAAATCATTGAGTTGTTTCTCAAGGCGCAATTCCAGATTTGCTATACGCGATGATTCTAAATTTGTTGTTTGAGTTATGGGATTTACTGGTTGATTAGAAAACTCGACCCCTCTAAGGGCAGCAGCTTGCTTTAATATTGCTTCCTCTTTCTCTGGCGAAATAATCAATGCATTAACCATTTCACCAGCAATAGAGTTTTTTTCACTAGCTCTTACGGCAGCATAGTATTCAAAATGACCATTCACTACTTCATATTTTTCAAAGCCAGTCTTTTTAAGTACTAAAGGTTTTACAATTCCACCAGAATTTAAGATCATATCTGCAATCATATTTAAATCAGATTCTGAGAATTGCGAACGCGGAACATTGGAATTAACACTTTCAACATCTACCATCAAAAACTTCGTCATTATTGTATCTCCATTTTTCTTAGAACTTCTACAGCTAAAAACTCAAATTCAGCAGCAGCTATATTTGCCGAAGGTTCGTTATCAGCAAAATCTAAAATAGATTTAGGATCGGGAATCTCCAGATTTCCTAATGGTATAGTTCTGTTAATACAAGCTGAAAAAGCTGTCCTTTCAGAAATAGTACTATCCATAAGAGGTAATTCATAACGGTCAGTAATCACACCTTTATGCTTATTTAAATTATACTTAAGATATTGAGCATTAGTTGATATCTTAGAGGGAAGCACGCCCATAATTTTGATAGGTGCTTGACCTTCACCTTCCCTATTTTCAGATATTTTTTGTTGAATAAAATTTTTGACACTTATCAAACCTTGATTAGAAAATGGTTTTAAGTCTGAAGGAATTATTAAATAATCAGCAGCAGTCAGCGCCGCTTCAGCATAGAGATCCAAGGATGGTGGCGTATCGATAATTACAATATCATAATCATTTCTGACTTTTTCTAATTTTCTAGATAGCCGAAACCGACTAGCAGCGAAACCGACAAGGTTAGATTGATTTTCAATTAAGCTTATATGTGATGGAATTACATCAATTTCTGGGTTATTAAAAAAATGAGATTTCCGAACAATCTCTGGTATAAAATTAGTTTTACCTTGTTCTAATATATGATAAACATTGCGGTCTTTCAAATCATCATCTTCTTCAAATTGAAATTTAATTAAACCAGTAGCAAAAGTTGTATTAGCTTGAGCATCTATATCAATTAGAAGAATTCTTTTTCCTTTCTTACTCAAGGCTGCTGCCAAATTAATAGCAACTGTGGTTTTACCTACGCCACCTTTATGATGGTAAATTGCAATTGTTTTCATTGAATGTTGCCTCTTGGTTTCAATACTAAAATCAGAAATAACTTGAATTGGTATTTTATTACTTTGAATATCTTTATTATCCAAATTAAATTGGATAGATTTTTCCTGCAAACTGTTTCTACCAATTAAACCTTTAATATTCTCTAATTTAGTCTCAACTTCTTTGCCAGAACATTGAAATACTAATTGAATATCAGTCTGTAATTTTTGATAAATTCTAATCTCTTTGCCATTAGTCAACAATCCATACCTGACATTTAAGCTGGTTAAATAATGCCTGAGTCGAGGGACATGATGATTTAAGTTTTTTTTGGGATGCTTTGCCTCCATGACGACACTTAAGGGCGAATTGGCATCTAAGACAAAGGGAATCACTTGTGCAGCAAATGCTAAAAAATCTAAGCGGATGCTACCAACGGCAACCTCTTGATGCCAGGTGTCAGGAGTATAACCTAGCTGCGGTAGCAAATATTGCACTATGAGTTTGCTTTCAACTTCGCTTTCGTTACGGCATAGCTCAGGATTAAAAGGCAATATTTTTCTACCTCTAAATAATTATTGGACTTGGGACAAAACCTCATATTTGCTAGATTATGGCATAGCCTTAATTATTTGGAGTGATAGAAATCACTTAGACAAATCTAAAAATTCATCATTAAAGTAGTACTTTTACTGATAAAATAACCAATTTGAAAAGCTAGCCATATTCAAAATTAACAGGCTACGCATGTATTTCCCCATTACTCCTGTAAATGGCTAGAATCAAAGAGTTTACTCAACCTATTTGCGCTAAAGGTTTTGGCTACTGTATCTTGTCCCCACTGCCATCAACTCGTTGATAGTCAAGCTATTAGTTGTCCCTATTGCCGGACGACACTCAAAGCTTACGGTCATCCCGGTATTCCATTGCACCGCGCTACTGGGGGTGGGTATCTATGCGACACTTGCACTTATCACGCTGATGATACTTGCAATTTTCCTCAGCGTCCATACGCTAAAGAGTGTACCCTCTACCAAAATATTGAAGAGACAAAGTTAGAGTTGCAACAGCAGCGTTACACTAACAGTTTTGCGGTAACTGTGAAAATTTGGGTAAAACAAAATCAGGCTTTGCTGTTACTTTTGGGTTTATTATTGGCCTGTTTGTTCTTCAGTCTGGTAACTTAGGAACGTGATTAAATAAAATGCAAAACTTCATCTTGTCTCTAGCCTCCCTCTCCTTTATAACCACGGTGTACACACAAGTCCTAAAAACCTAGCTTGATGAGGTTTTTTTTGTTCCCATGCTCCGTATGGGAATGCATTCATTGAGCCAGAGACTCAATATTTAACTGGAGGCAGAGCCTCTAATCAGCATTCCCATGCAGAGCATGGGAACGAGGAACGAGATATGCGCGATCGCTAACCTTCAAGTTGTGGTGATTTTGGATGCTTCCGCAATAGGTTCAACTTGTATCGGTAGCGCTTTTTCTTCAAAGGCGGCTAAGTCGAACCAAAAAGTGGTGCCAATGCCGACTTCACTCACTAGATGGACTTTACTACGATGTCTGTCAATAATATTTCTGACAATCGATAAACCTAAACCCGTGCCTTCTAGGGTGTGAACTCGGTTTTCTACGCGGAAGAAGCGTTCAAAAATTGAGTGTTGATCTTCTGTGGCGATGCCAATTCCAGTATCGGAAATTTCAATCCGTACTGGAGCAGATTGGGTGTGACTGGGTTTAAAATCTAGTCGGTAAGCGCGGATTGCCACTTTACCACCTGCTTTGGTGAATTTGAGGGCATTACCAATTAGATTACCAAACACTTGTACTAACAGATCATAATTACCCATTACTAGCGGCAAATTAGGAGCAACTTCTTGAAGGAGTTCAACACCTTTATCTTTAGCATTGAGTTGGTAAGTACGCAGTGTTTGCTCGATCGCTTGGGCTAAATCTACACCATCGAAACTGTAGTTGCGACCAGATTCGAGTTTTGACAAATCCAAAACATCGTTAACTAGGCGGGTTAGGCGATCGGTTTCATGGTTGACTGTTTGCAGAAACTCTTGGCGTTCTTTTAAAGCTAAGTCTTCGCCGTAGTCGTGCAGGGTTTCAATATAGGTTTTGATGTTGAATAGAGGCGTTCGCAGTTCGTGAGAAACGTTGCTGATAAATTGGCTTTTTGCATCGTTTAATTCCACCTCACGCGTTATATCTTGGACGGTAATCGCAATGCCTTTGATACTTTCCCTTTGCACATTGAGTACTGTAGTCAAGAGAATGCGGATCGTTCGCGGGGTGGGTTGGTTAATAAAAA contains:
- a CDS encoding AAA family ATPase; its protein translation is MPFNPELCRNESEVESKLIVQYLLPQLGYTPDTWHQEVAVGSIRLDFLAFAAQVIPFVLDANSPLSVVMEAKHPKKNLNHHVPRLRHYLTSLNVRYGLLTNGKEIRIYQKLQTDIQLVFQCSGKEVETKLENIKGLIGRNSLQEKSIQFNLDNKDIQSNKIPIQVISDFSIETKRQHSMKTIAIYHHKGGVGKTTVAINLAAALSKKGKRILLIDIDAQANTTFATGLIKFQFEEDDDLKDRNVYHILEQGKTNFIPEIVRKSHFFNNPEIDVIPSHISLIENQSNLVGFAASRFRLSRKLEKVRNDYDIVIIDTPPSLDLYAEAALTAADYLIIPSDLKPFSNQGLISVKNFIQQKISENREGEGQAPIKIMGVLPSKISTNAQYLKYNLNKHKGVITDRYELPLMDSTISERTAFSACINRTIPLGNLEIPDPKSILDFADNEPSANIAAAEFEFLAVEVLRKMEIQ
- a CDS encoding chromosome partitioning protein ParB, whose product is MTKFLMVDVESVNSNVPRSQFSESDLNMIADMILNSGGIVKPLVLKKTGFEKYEVVNGHFEYYAAVRASEKNSIAGEMVNALIISPEKEEAILKQAAALRGVEFSNQPVNPITQTTNLESSRIANLELRLEKQLNDFRSELAQERERVENKLNKIQSQIPKQIRPLDVFNTLSLSELTLRLVNAGFSNQTATKVTESVEKERNKKPFASLNDVVARVKITSGKRQIKGITSDKMIAIIDSWSRTLFI
- a CDS encoding zinc ribbon domain-containing protein, with the translated sequence MATVSCPHCHQLVDSQAISCPYCRTTLKAYGHPGIPLHRATGGGYLCDTCTYHADDTCNFPQRPYAKECTLYQNIEETKLELQQQRYTNSFAVTVKIWVKQNQALLLLLGLLLACLFFSLVT